DNA from Lemur catta isolate mLemCat1 chromosome 7, mLemCat1.pri, whole genome shotgun sequence:
ttttatgtctatattctTAAGAGATATTGGTTTACAGGTTTCTTTTCTTGtaaatgtctttttctggttttggtatcaggataatgctggcctcacagaatgagttgggaagtgctatctcattttcaattttctggaagatttttttgtgcagaattgctattattttttgtgtaaatatttggcagtgaagccatctgggcctggagttttctctGTGGGAAGGCTTTAAAACagaaatccaatttttaaaatagattcagGGCTAGTAAGgttgtctgtttcttcttcagtGAGCTTTGATAGTTTGTATCCTTTAAGAAATTTGTCAGTTTCATTTAATTGGTCAAATTTATTGACAAAATACTGCTCGTGTCATTCGCttatcattttaatgtctgtAGGATTTGTAGTGATGCTGCCTTTCTAATTTCCAACATTGCTAACGAGTGTCTTCTTTTTCCTGACCATTATGGATAcagtttataaattatattgataTTCTCAAAGAATCAGCTTCAGGTTgcattgattttctttgtttttctatttctgtgatttctcctgtttgttatttcctttctcctgctTACTATGGTTTAattaactcttctttttctactttctaggTGGAAGCTGAgactttcctcttttccaatgTCAGCATTTATGATGTAAATTCTCCTCTAATCACTACTTTAGTTTCATCCTGCACATTTTGATATTCCATTTTTTCGTTTTCactcaattcaaaatattttctaatttcctttgagatttgatccatagattatttagaagtgtgttgtgtAGTTTGAAGAGGTTTCCTagatatctttctttcttttcttttttttttttttttgagacagagtctccctccgttgcccaggccagagtgccgtggcatcagcccagctcacagcaacctcaaactcctgggctcaaggaatccttctgcctcagcctcccaagtagctgggactacaggcatgtgccaccatgcctggctaattttttctatgtatatttttagctgtccatataatttctttctatttttagtagagatgggtctcgctcttgctctggctggtctcaaactcctgagctcaaaccatccacctgcctcggcctcccagagtgttaggattataggcgtgagccactgcgcctggccctaaATATCTTTCTGTAACTGATTTATAATTGAATTTCATGATAATTCAAGAACACTCTTTGTATGATTTGAATCCTATAAAGTTTACCGTGGCAAGAGAGGAGGCTGGGGGCCCGTGAAGGTCAGGCCAGGCAGGGCCCGGTGGGTGGGGGCGGCAGGGGAAAGAAGGGTGATCTTTGGTATGAGCAACTGGAGGGTTTTGATCAGAGAGGGGGTTTGGTTTGAACTGTGTTTCTTAATAAGCACTGTGGCTGTTGTGTGCAGGACAGTGTGGACGTCAGGGACTTGTTTAGGGACCAGCTATGAGTGGTGGGAACCAGGGTGGCTGCCAGAGCGAAGGAGAAGTAAATAGATTTGGGGGCTGTGAGGACGTGGTGCACACGGGGTAGGAGAGGATGGATGGAGACGTCTGGAATGGGGACTGCAGGGCTTGGAGGTTCCCCGAGTGGGACGTCTGGGAAGGCTGTGGGGTAACTCTGTGGTGGGGCTACAGCTATCAGGGGCTCAGGGGGGTTAAGATGGGGGTATGAACCTAATGTGCCAGAAAGAGGCTGGCACTGGGTGTCGGGGCCGGGGCTCAGCCGTGTGACTGCAGACATGTCAGTCCAGCTCTCTGGGTGTTAGCTTCCTCCCGTCGAGAAGAGCTCGGCCTCGGAGATGTCGAGGCCTGTCTGGAAACAGCCCTATGCTGGCACAGCAAGGACCACGCGCAAGGTCTGCAAAtctgggcagaggaagggggtGAGAGTGGGGTTCACACTAGAGGGTCCCCAGGCCTTGCCAGTGTGAGGCCAGCGGCCTGGAATGGGGTCTGGGCTCTCTAGCAAGGCCCCAGCAGAGCTGGTGGGTGTCAGGCCGCCGAGGGCCAAGGAGACACGGGACAGAATGAGATGTGCCACAGGCAGCCAGGGTGGTGGGCACAGGAGCTGCTGAGGGTGGCTGAAGGTGGCTGAGGCCCTGTGCCCCCTACAGGTCCCTCGGTCCCGAGGTACTTCTTGCTGTGAAGGCGATGGTGTGCTGTGCCAGGCCCTCAGCAAGGGCCTGGGGTGCCCAGGTGCCGGAAGCCTCCTCCTGCCCCGCagcctgcctgcctcagcctccccgccCCGCACGTCGCTACGAGGAGTCTCATGCCTAGTGTGGTGCCCTAGGCAAGGCTTTGAACGTGTTCTCGGAGCGTAGCTGCCCCTCCATCCTtgctctgcccctcctcccaccttcctccttGCTCTGCGGCCACCATGGGACACATGTCCCTGTCCCGTCCCCCAAGCCTCCCACCCTGAGCGATAAAAGGAGGCATGGAGAGTATTCAGGGCATCACTGCCTTgttcagaaagaaaacaggagcTGGCGCCAGCGGCCTCCCCAGCTCTCTGCACGCGAATTACTCCTGCTCCTTTAACAGCGAGAGGACACACACTTGCaccgcacacacacgcacacacacacgcacacacgcacacacacgcatgcacacgtgCTCCCACACGCTCATGCTGACATGCTCAcgtgtgcacacacccacacacttgcacacccacacacattcatgctctcacacactcacacacacatactctctcacacacactcgtgctgacacacacgtgcgcacaccaCCCCACACTCgcacactcatacacactcatgctctgtcacacacacactctctctcacacacactcatgctggcacacatgcgtgtgcacacacccacacacacactcacacatgctcaTGCtgacacacacatgcgcacaccaCCCCCACACTCGCACGCCCACACACGCTCAtgctctcacacactcacactcacactcacgcTCTCTTGGCGCCCTTTCTGCCTCAGCTGGGGCAGCTGCAGGCCTCCCTCAGCCAGCCAGGCCCTTCCTCGTGCCTCAGTCTCCGTCCCCCGGCTTTTAATTCTGCTCAGGCCCTGGTCCTGTCACTCACTAGCTGCTCTCAGGCTCCTGACttcacctctttgagcctcagtttcctcatcaggaaAGTGGGCAAGGGCTGGTTGGGGCGACCGGATTCCTGGGACAAGCAGCAGAGGCTGTGATGGTCAGAGCCCTGGGCAGAGCCGCTGCACGGTGGCTGGACACACCGCTTtggggccagggaagggggcGTGGGCGGGGAAGCCAGTGCTCAGGCCACCACCACAAAGCCCCCCTGCCTCACCTTGTGGCCCCAGCACGTTGGCCAGAATGGACAGGCCAGCCGTGGCCTGGAAGCTGGCCTGGGTCACATGGCGGCCAAGGAACCTGAGCAAGAAGGTGGTAGTGGCCCGGGCCAGGATGTCCACTGCTCTGAaaagggctgggaggaggaagatgtCACGGCCCAGGCTCTGCAGGTCCAGGACCAGCCTATAGTAGGAGGATGTTATGGAGAAGCCACAGAGCAAAGCCAGAGTTGGGCCCCTGCCCGGCCAAGGAGGGGCAGGGTGCTCCTGCAGCATCACTGGCACACGGGCTGTCCTGGGAGGGCACGGCCACCCACGGTCGGACTCATCCCGGCAAAGACGGGGAGGGTAAGGCCTTCACCTGTTCCACACATGGGCCCTGGGGTCAGGGGTGGTGACAGGCCCGGGCATCGCCTCCTGGGCTCCTTGGCCACTGACCAGTGGGAGACTCAGCCCTCTCTGGGCGGCAGCCAAGCCCGCTGTCGGGGGCCTCTGTGGGCTCCCCGAGTGCCCCTCAGTTCCTGCCGAGCCTTCTCAGGGTTTTTTCCATTAACAGACCACACTCTGCCCCTCTCTGGATGCCAGCAACTGGTCTTGAAAGCCGGGGTCTCTGGGGCACTCCGGGCTGCACTGCCCAGACCCCAGTCAGGGTGGGGAGTCTATTCCCTGGTCCCTAGGGGTGCTGCCCCCTCGCTGGTCCACAGGACCAGGAGAGGGACCCAGGACGCCCCCCCAGCCCGCGCTGtccacaccctcccctccctcccctcccccatctcagAGGCTGCTTCCCGgggtcccccaccccaccagctccTGAGGAACTGAACTCAGAGGGTCTAAATTTCCAGTTTGGAGATGGAATTGGGATCCACAAGTGGATTCAACGTGAAATTATTCTCAGCCACTTTTAAAATCTGTCCCCATCCCTGCTTAACCCCACAGTTTCTCAGCCTTTCCCTTCACAGCACCTGATTGCTTCATCCGATAGACATCTGACAACACGGGCCCCACAGCTGCAGAGTAAAATTATCGCAGTGCCTGCGGAAATCAGCGCATCCTGAAGTTCATGCGAGTGACAGTGACTTGGGAGCCGGGCTTGGCTGGTGCTCAAAGCCTTAGACAGACAGCAACCGGGTTAACATCAAGACAAGAAAACCCACAAGGTGAGCCCTCCAAGCCTCTGATTTGAATAACAAAGGTTGCAGAGAACCGGGGAAGCCTGGAAGGTTCTCAGAAAAATGGCCCTGGATGTTGGCAGTGCCCAACTCCTTctgatttctcagaaaaaaaaaaatttaagccaaaaaaaaaccaaaacatttgatCCATCTTTGTTCTAAGACATAGCAAATATTTGCCATCACAAGCCATATGTGGTTAAATAtagcataaaataaacattttcctaaTCTTTAGTTTCATTTCAAGACAAAAGTCCCAATCAAACCTGATCCATACTTTTAATACGCTTTTTGAAGGTCACCTCAACTGCATTTGTTTTAAGGGTGTTTTCCTGGTCCCAGGTGCCCCTGGGTGCTGagttggggcttcccggagcagGACAGGGCCTGGTGCAGTGTGGGGCCTGGGATGACGGAGCCCGGGTCAGCATGGGCTCTGATGGCGGCTCCCTCATCTTGGGCAGGGTACTCACTGCTCTGGGCTCCACCTTCCCCATCTGAGAAGTGGGCTGCTGGGAGGGGTCAGGGAGTGCCAGGGCGTGGTCATC
Protein-coding regions in this window:
- the LOC123642162 gene encoding LOW QUALITY PROTEIN: solute carrier family 22 member 11-like (The sequence of the model RefSeq protein was modified relative to this genomic sequence to represent the inferred CDS: inserted 2 bases in 2 codons; substituted 1 base at 1 genomic stop codon), translating into MTGTSTDFALTFLIXGCLKFXTAFAVGGVILPSVTLMVEWTMTRGRDVTLTVLGCTYSTGQMALAGLAFALRDWRALQLAASLPFLAISLICWRLLESARWRVATGXPEQALQELRKAAGVNGHKEAPKTQAIEVEMSSMEEEVASEKDHWSVLDLFRGPELCCRSCVTLLVMYTQLVIPPRDRAGDRWGRVSRENSTCRPHGDAFLSGTGSVSRPAPAGSQWERDDHALALPDPSQQPTSQMGKVEPRAVSTLPKMREPPSEPMLTRAPSSQAPHCTRPCPAPGSPNSAPRGTWDQENTLKTNAVEVTFKKRIKSMDQRGLSLPLVSGQGAQEAMPGPVTTPDPRAHVWNRTARVPVMLQEHPAPPWPGRGPTLALLCGFSITSSYYRLVLDLQSLGRDIFLLPALFRAVDILARATTTFLLRFLGRHVTQASFQATAGLSILANVLGPQDLQTLRVVLAVPA